One Glycine max cultivar Williams 82 chromosome 6, Glycine_max_v4.0, whole genome shotgun sequence DNA segment encodes these proteins:
- the LOC100812760 gene encoding uncharacterized protein — MILKTQMEEKQLDFNQPLLSVRRISSTAASENDNKRKADKSVRKRPPLPFYKSELKSGPVTNPGTVPFVWEKTPGRPKNESKLQTRAVERPSVAPKLPPGRVLKVEQQCSDKVPKGASVTQSRTGSSVSDSPRTASLDNKVTKHESPQEVIEEKESSGSDDEDENYLDALDTLSRTESFFMSCSVSGLSEWDDQEVQLSGNFSTDQQARDFMIGRFLPAAKAMASETPQIQHNSRKPLVTQEQPKQAWKVVSGANSRPLNPKWQKVLPHYAQDIGREESEDESDDNDGYENNAPKVCGLFPRFCLLNPVPGLRMEGRIRSSTFHGVQSKSITSHRRTAKEHGRTATNGKKSVNSQSGYTEERDFLSTAEKSKHDIDPHRRACSKSSASESTEFESSCDSPVVEKTLYVDSVHKVKSSDTNIRGDDFDTLRKDTDLDKSLSIDSSIEDSKPLGIVDEKEVSEPKSSASLDSSLPVCSDNSNDNMQMEMKNHSNKICPEKQELTKPDYQGSNLDRDLVAISSPDMVACKKIESESKDFSTKESSNGLIKNPVSMRNRKFASDVKFDSKCQQATKVVDQECTLGSSEDPSNLASSKVVGDTKINLESQLRMKLSHGKTSNASSSKLPLALPSPKAPSESWLKRTLPTVPSKSISLRSNLATYFHAPVKTSEVNHGHLQFAQELLPPIPEA, encoded by the exons ATGATACTAAAAACTCAAATGGAAGAAAAGCAGTTAGATTTTAATCAGCCTCTTTTATCGGTAAGGCGAATCTCATCAACGGCGGCCTCTGAAAATgacaataaaagaaaagctgATAAATCAGTGCGGAAACGACCTCCTCTTCCGTTTTACAAATCAGAGTTAAAATCAGGTCCAGTGACTAACCCTGGAACTGTTCCTTTTGTATGGGAGAAGACTCCTGGAAGACCTAAGAATGAAAGCAAACTACAAACAAGGGCTGTCGAACGGCCTTCCGTTGCTCCAAAGCTTCCACCCGGGagggttttgaaagttgaaCAGCAATGTTCTGATAAAGTTCCTAAAGGTGCATCAGTTACTCAATCCAGAACAGGAAGCAGTGTTTCAGATTCTCCGCGTACTGCATCTCTAGATAATAAAGTGACAAAACATGAAAGCCCCCAAGAAGTAATTGAGGAAAAGGAAAGTTCTGGTTCAGATGATGAGGATGAGAACTATCTAGATGCTCTTGATACACTTTCTAGAACTGAATCATTCTTCATGAGCTGTAGTGTGAGTGGTTTGAGTGAATGGGATGATCAAGAGGTCCAACTATCAGGAAATTTTTCAACAGATCAACAGGCACGTGATTTCATGATTGGCAGGTTCTTGCCTGCAGCAAAGGCAATGGCTTCTGAAACACCTCAAATTCAGCACAACTCTAGGAAGCCACTTGTTACACAAGAACAACCAAAACAGGCATGGAAGGTAGTTAGTGGAGCGAATTCCCGTCCCCTTAATCCAAAATGGCAAAAGGTTTTGCCGCATTATGCTCAAGATATTGGTAGGGAAGAGAGCGAAGATGAAagtgatgataatgatggaTATGAAAACAATGCACCCAAAGTTTGTGGGCTATTTCCTCGGTTCTGCCTTTTGAATCCAGTTCCAGGATTAAGAATGGAGGGTAGGATTCGAAGTTCTACATTTCATGGAGTGCAGAGTAAATCAATTACTTCTCACAGAAGAACTGCAAAAGAG CATGGTAGAACTGCTACTAATGGGAAAAAGTCAGTAAACTCCCAGTCTGGTTATACAGAAGAGAGAGATTTTCTGAGTACTGCAGAAAAATCTAAGCATGATATTGATCCACATCGTAGAGCTTGCAGCAAATCATCAGCCTCTGAGAGCACCGAATTTGAATCAAGTTGTGATAGCCCTGTTGTTGAGAAAACTCTATATGTAGATTCTGTACATAAGGTCAAATCTTCAGACACCAATATCAGAGGGGATGATTTTGATACTCTAAGAAAAGACACTGACCTTGATAAAAGCCTTTCTATAGATTCTTCAATTGAGGATAGCAAACCCTTGGGTATTGTGGATGAGAAGGAAGTATCAGAACCTAAAAGTTCAGCTTCTCTTGATTCATCTCTCCCCGTTTGTTCTgataattcaaatgacaatatgCAAATGGAAATGAAAAATCATTCCAACAAAATATGCCCAGAAAAGCAAGAGTTGACAAAGCCTGATTACCAAGGAAGTAACTTAGATCGCGATTTGGTTGCAATCTCAAGTCCAGATATGGTTGCATGCAAGAAAATAGAGTCTGAAAGCAAAGATTTTAGCACTAAGGAAAGTTCTAATGGCCTAATTAAGAATCCTGTTTCAATGAGAAACAGGAAATTTGCCAGTGATGTGAAATTTGATTCAAAGTGCCAACAAGCTACCAAAGTGGTTGATCAAGAATGCACTCTTGGATCTAGTGAGGATCCTAGTAATTTGGCTAGCTCAAAGGTGGTGGGTGACACAAAGATCAACTTAGAAAGTCAATTGCGGATGAAGTTGAGCCATGGAAAGACTTCAAATGCAAGCTCTTCAAAGCTTCCTCTTGCCCTTCCTTCACCAAAAGCTCCTTCAGAGTCTTGGCTTAAGCGCACATTACCAACAGTTCCCTCGAAGAGTATATCTTTACGGTCTAATCTTGCTACCTACTTCCATGCACCTGTTAAAACTTCTGAAGTTAATCATGGGCATCTTCAGTTTGCTCAG gAACTACTCCCACCCATTCCAGAAGCATGA